The Christiangramia salexigens genome includes the window CTGAATGATGCTTCTCTGGTATTTGCTCCGGAAAGTTCTGCGGCATTAGGATTCGGTTTCCGTTGTGGATTCCTGGGGATGTTACACCTGGAGATCATACAGGAACGTCTTGAGCGTGAATTTGATATGACGGTGATCACCACGGTACCTAACGTATCCTATTATGCTTATACCAATAAACATCCGAATGACCTTATTCTTGTAAATAACCCTTCAGATCTTCCTGAACCATCAACTTTGAATAGGGTGGAAGAGCCTTATATAAAAGCTAGTATTATCACAAAAGCTGATTTTGTGGGGCCGGTAATGTCACTTTGTATCGAAAAACGAGGTGAGATCACCAATCAGACATATCTGACTCCTGAGAGAGTAGAGCTTACTTTTGATATGCCTCTTGCCGAGATCGTATTCGATTTCTATGACAGGCTAAAAACGGTATCCAGGGGATACGCATCTTTCGATTATTCACCAATTGGAATGAGAGAATCAAAACTTGTAAAAGTTGACGTTCTGCTTAACGCCAATAAAGTGGATGCGCTTTCAGCATTACTTCACGTGGATAATGCTTATGACATTGGTAAGAAAATGTGTGAAAAGCTTAAGGAATTAATTCCAAGACAACAATTTGATATTCCGATCCAGGCGGCCATAGGAGCGAAGATCATCGCCAGAGAAACCGTTAAGGCTCTTAGAAAGGATGTAACTGCAAAATGTTATGGTGGAGATATTTCCCGTAAGAGAAAACTTCTTGAAAAGCAGAAAAAAGGTAAAAAACGTATGCGCCAGGTGGGTAACGTAGAGATCCCGCAGGAAGCATTTATGGCTGTACTTAAGCTAAACGACTAAACAGCATTTTTTACTGTTAGATACTAAACCTCAGAGATTCAATATTTCTGAGGTTTTCTTTTGTTCCACTATTTTTTAATTTTGTAATTCTCAATTCAAATGGAAAGATAGATTATGGCAGGACATAGTAAATGGGCAAATATAAAGCACCGTAAAGGCGCGCAGGATAAAAAACGTGCTAAGCAATTCACTCGTGCAATTAAGGAAATTACAGTAGCTGTAAAAGAAGGAGGCGGACCGGATCCCGAATCCAATCCGGCTCTGAGAAATGCTATTTCCAATGCCAAGGGTGTAAATATGCCTAAGGATACTATCGAGAGAGCCATTAAAAAGGCCAGTGGTGCAGATGCAGATAACTATGAAACTGTCACCTTTGAAGGTTACGGCCCTAACGGGATCGCATTCTTTATAGAATGTACTACAGACAATACCAATAGAACAGTAGCTTCTGTGCGATCTATATTTTCCAAGAACGGTGGAAATCTTGGAACCAATGGTTCATTAGAGTTCCTTTTTGATAAGAAAGGTGTTTTCGTGATAGAAAAGGAAAATATTGAGATGAACCTGGATGAATTCGAATTGGAGCTCATCGAAGGCGGAGCCACCAAATTTGAAAAAGACGACGATTATCTTACCGTATATACAGAATTTACCGACTTTGGATTAATGTCCTCCAAACTTGAAACAATGGGAATTGAGGTTAAAAATTCTGAAGTACAGCGAATTCCTTTAAATACTGTAGAATTAGAAGTTGAAAATGCCAAGAAAATCCTGAACCTCGCCGAAAAATTTGAAGACGATGACGACGTTCAGAACGTTTATCATAACATGGAAATCACAGATGACCTAATCGATGAAATGGAGAACGAATAATTTATTCCTTTTCCATTTCTGCATCCTCAGATTTTTCCAATTCCTCTTCTTCATCCTGATCCATTTGTTTACCGAGGTAAACGAATTTAAAGTCTTCTTCGATTTCTACCTCCATACTGTTGGATGGAATGATGCTTAATTCTCCTTCACCATTCTTAACGAAAAGTGGGATAATGTCCGGATCGGTCTTACTTATTTCAATTAAGCCTTCGTAATGCTCTTTAGAATTAAGGTTAAGCTCATGAATAGCATCATACTTTCTGGCAAGATTGGTTAGTTTTATATAATCATCGGTTTGAGAAAAGAGCCCTTCTTTAGGATTCTTTTCCGGATCGTACATCTCATCTGGAGATACAACCCTGAAGGAACCATTCTCACCAAAGTGCTTTTTAAACTTTTTGATCGCGTTGGTGTTCACCTCTGTGTTTCCCGTCATGGCCATTAAATAACCCACATCACTAAGCTCGATATTATTTATAAGATCATCTGAGTAAACGTTTTCCTGAATGGCATCAAGTCCCATTTCACGTGCTTTTCTGATATTCTCTCCATTGCTGTCTACAAGTACAACGTGTCTCTTATTCTTCATTAAATATGAGCCTATAAGTCTTGAGATTGTTGAAGCACCAATTATTAAAATACCCTGTGAATTCTGAAGAAATACCCCAACCAGTTTTGCAAATAACCTTGCCGTAGTAGCATTAAGCAATACTGTTCCAAGCACGATCATAAATACAAGCGGCGTGATATACTGAGCTCCTTCAACTCCCTGACTGGCCAGTTCCAGACCAAATAGAGAAGCAATACCTGCCGCCACGATACCTCGCGGTCCAACCCAGCTTATAAAAAGTTTTTCATTGAATTTTAAGGATGAGCCAATACTGCTTACAAATACGCCAATAGGACGAATTACCAGTACCACAGTAGCAAATAAGATCAAAGCATTTACATTATAAACCAGCATAAGATCCTCTATGTTGATGTTTGCTGCCAATAGTATAAAGAGTATCGAAATAAGCAATACACTTAAAGATTCCTTGAAGTATAACAGCTCTTTAAGGTTTGGTAGATTTATATTACCCATCACCATTCCCATTACTACTACTGCTAAAAGTCCGCTTTCGTGGGCAAACAGGTCGGCCAATACGAATACTCCAAGCACTGCGGCCAGAGTAAGTACATTAAGCAGGTAATGGGGGATCACATTTTTCTTAATCGCAAAGGCAAGGGCATGGGCAAAGGTGAATCCAAAGGTAAAACCGAACAATACGATTTTCCCGAATTCAAGCAAGGCAGTTTCAGTAAATTCTGTACCTGTTCCGGCACTTATAAATTCGAACATTAAAACTGCTACCAAAGCACCGATAGGATCAATAAGAATTCCTTCCCATTTTAGAATAGCAGAAACATCTTTTTTCAATGGAATATTCCGCAGGATAGGAGTGATCACAGTTGGTCCCGTAACTATAATAAGCGCCGCAAATAAGAAAGATATCTGCCAGCTAAGGTCAAATATAAAGTGAGCTGATATCCCTGCTAACACGAAGGTTACAAAAACCGCAACTGTAATAAGTTTAACGATTACAGGGCCTACATTTAAAACCTCTCCCTTTCTTAAGGTTAAACCACCTTCAAAAAGAATGATCCCAATTGCCAGGGAAACAAAGTAAAATAAACTTTCTCCGGGAAATAACCCTGAACTCCCATTCCAAATGGGCTCAATAAGTTTTCTACCATCCTCCGTGAATAATGTGGAAATAGGTCCAACAGAAAGACCAACCAGGATCAAGGGTAAGATCGCAGGAATTTTTAATCTCCAGGCTAACCATTGCGCCAATATTCCTAAAATTATTATACCTGCTAATTCAACCATGTGTTTCTCCTTTGCTTGTGAAAGCTAAAAATATTAAAAATGTTTAACTATGAAAGCTTCTTGCCATCAAGCATTTCGATAAAAATATGTTGTTAAATGAATTGCAATTAATTCAAATTCCTTTATAGATTTTCTATTTTGCAGTGGAATTTTTAAAAAATTGATAATGAAGCTCTATCCAATCGAAGCCGGAAACTTCAAACTCGATGGCGGTGCAATGTTCGGAGTTGTACCTAAAAGCCTGTGGACGAGGACCAATCCGGCAGATTCTAATAATATGATAGATATTGCCGCCCGTTGTCTTTTAATCGAAGACGGGGACAGATTAATCCTTATAGATACGGGGATGGGGGATAAGCAAAGTGACAAATTCTTTAGTTATTATTTCCCGTGGGGAGACGACAATATAGATAAATCCTTAAAAAAATATGGTTTTCACCGTGATGATATTACTGATGTTTTCATGACACACCTGCATTTTGATCATTGTGGAGGTTGTATAAAATGGAATAAAGACAGAACAGGCTATGAACCCGCCTTTAAAAATGCCCGATTTTGGAGTAATAAAGATCATTGGGACTGGGCAACAAATCCGAACGATCGCGAAAAGGCATCCTTTTTGAAAGAGAATATCTTACCAATGGAAGATACAGGACGCCTGCATTTTATTGATAAAAACGGAAGCAAAAGCCTGTCTAAAGCAGATGATCTTGGTTTTGATGTCTTATTTGTAGATGGACATACCGATAAACAAATGATCCCACATATCAATTATAAGGGTAAAAAACTAGTATTTATGGCAGATCTGCTTCCAACTGCGGGCCATATCCCACTGCCATACGTAATGGGTTACGATACTCGTCCTCTTTTAACGCTTCCCGAAAAGAAGGCTTTTCTGGAAACTGCGGCAAACGAAAATTTTTATCTATTCATGGAGCATGATGCCCATAATGAAATAATTACCCTGAAACATACAGAAAAAGGGGTACGACATGACCAAAGCTTTACATTCAACGAAATATTTAATTAATATCCTATGAGAATACCGGTTTATAAATCTTTTTTATCCCTCTTCGCTGCAGCAATACTAACGGGTTGTAGCAGTACCTCTCCCAAGATCGTTTCCACTCCGATAGAAAATATCGATTCCATTCCTTTAAAGATAACAGATCTAAGTGAGGACGAATTAAAGGTATGGGGAGAAGCAGATCTAACTAGAGATACCATACCAGGAATGAGCGTACAGAAAGCTTATTCTGAGATCATAAAGAATAATAAACCTTCAACAGTTATAGTTGGAGTTATAGATAGTGGGGTAGATATAGATCATGAAGACCTTAAAGCTGTTATCTGGACTAATAGCGATGAAATCCCGGGTAATAGAAAAGATGATGACAAAAATGGCTATATAGATGATATCCATGGTTGGAATTTCCTTGGCGATGCCGTGAAAGAAAATATGGAATATACCCGAATTTATAAGCGGTTAAAGCCAAAATTTGAAGGCAAAGCAGAAAGCAGTATCAGCACTGCTAATAGAAAAGAATACAATCTCTACCTTGAGGCAAAGGCAGAATATGAAAAAGAATATAACGATGCCGTAAAGACCAGAGACCAGTATCTTCAGATAAAACAGCAATTAACTGCAGCCCATAAAGCTGTGGCTAAAGAACTGGGGACTGAGGATTATACAAGTAAACAACTTTCTGAATATAAGCCAGAGACACAACAATTGCAGCAGTATAAATCCATGCTGACCCAAATTCAGAATAACGTAAATGAAAATATTCCAAAAGCATTAAAAGAGCTTGATGATGCCATCGATTATTTTGCAGGGCGTTTGGATACTCATTTCAATATGGAGCTTGATGGTCGTGCAAAAACAGGGGATGATCCTTACGATATCACCGATACCGATTATGGTAATAATCAGGTATCAGGTCCGGATCCTAAAAAAGAAGATACCAAACATGGTACCCATGTTGCCGGAATTATAGCTGCCAATCGTTCAAACAATATAGGGATCAAAGGAGTAGCTAATAACGCCAAAATCCTTGTGGTAAGAGCTGTACCCGATGGTGATGAATATGATAAGGATATCGCATTAGGTATTAGATATGCGGTAGACAATGGTGCAAAAGTGATCAATACCAGTTTTGGAAAATATTTTTCAACCAATCCGGAATGGGTAATAGATGCGATCAAGTATGCTGCCGAAAAAGATGTGTTGATCGTGAATGCTGCCGGTAACGAAGGTCTTGATCTGGATAAGAAAAGGGTTTATCCAAATGATCAGGATCCTGAAGCAACTCAGGAGATTGCAGATAATTTCTTAACCGTAGGGGCTTTGAATTATGAATATGGTTCTGGTCTTGTAGCCGATTTTTCTAATTACGGTAAGGCAAATGTGGACGTTTTCGCACCGGGTACAAAGATCTGGTCTACAACACCAAATAACGAATACGAATACTTACAGGGAACCTCTATGGCAGCACCTGCAGTAGCCGGTATAGCTTCTATTATTAGAGGATATTATCCAAATCTAACTGCAGCACAGGTTAAGCAAGTGATCATGGATAGTGGTCTTAGCACAACAGCAAGCGTAATCGTTGGAGGTGACCGAAATAATACTCAAAAATTTCAGAATTTATCCACTTCAGGCAAAATGGTGAATCTCTATAATGCATTAATTTTAGCCGATCAAATCTCAAAAAACAAATAAGAAATGAAGAAAATAATATTCAGTTTAGTAGTTCTAACTTCCGCATTCATAAGTGCACAGAACAATACTTCCTACTGGCAACAGCATGTAGATTATACTATGGAAGTAGATATGAATGTGAAAAATTATCAATATACCGGTACTCAGAAATTGGTTTATACCAATAATTCACCAGATACCCTGGACCGTGTTTTTTATCATTTATACTTCAATGCCTTTCAGCCAGACAGTGAAATGAATGCCAGGCTTGAAAGCGTTGCAGATCCAGACAGCAGGATGACGGTTAATAAAGGTACTAAGGAGAATCCTGAGATCGTTAGCAGAATTTCCGGACTTAGCCCTGAACAAATAGGTTATTTAAGAGTAAACACTCTTAAGCAAAACGGTACAGAACTTAAATATGAAGAAGTTGGAACTGTATTGGAAGTAGAACTTGCAAAACCTATTCTTCCAGGTGAAAAGGCAACCTTTAATATGGAATTTAAAGGTCAGGTTCCTGAACAGATCCGTAGATCTGGAAGGAACAGTGCAGAAGGAGTAGCGCTTTCCATGAGCCAATGGTACCCTAAAATGGCGGAATATGATTTTCAGGGATGGCATGCAGATCCTTATATAGCCAGAGAATTCCACGGCGTTTGGGGAGATTTTGATGTTAAGATCACTATAGATAAGAATTACGTTCTTGGAAGTACAGGTTATTTACAGAACCCAAATGAAATTGGATATAATTACCAGGATGAAGGCGTAAAAATGAAAAAAAATAAAGGGGATAAATTAACCTGGCATTTTAAGGCACCAAAAGTGCATGACTTTACCTGGGCTGCAGATCCTGAATATGTGCATGATAAGTTAACTGCAGATGATGGTACCGTGCTTCATTTCTTATACAAGAACAATAAAGAGATCAAAGAAAACTGGAAAAACCTTCAGCCTAAAACTGCAGAACTACTCGCTTACTTTAACGAACATATTGGTCAATACCCATGGAAACAATACTCTGTAGTTCAGGGAGGTGACGGCGGAATGGAATATGCCATGCTTACGCTAATTACCGGAGAACGTTCCTTTGGAAGTCTTGTTGGTGTTACTGCACACGAAATGGCACACGCCTGGTTTCAGCATTTAATGGCTACCAACGAAGCAAAACATGAATGGATGGATGAAGGATTCACTTCTTATATCTCAGATGAGGCGATGAATAAAGTGATGGGAGAAAATGCCGAAAATCCGCATAGTAATTCATACAGAGGATATTATTACCTGGCAAAATCAGGAAAAGAACAGCCACAGACCACCCATGCAGATCGTTATGAGATGAATGGTCTATATGGAGCATCTGCATATGCAAAAGGTTCGGTATTCCTTTCACAGCTAGGATATATAATTGGTAAGGAAAATTTAGCCAAAACTCTAAAGCGTTATTATGATGAATGGAAATTCAAACATCCAACACCTAATGATTTTATTAGAATAGCTGAAAAAGTTTCAGGTGCCGAATTAGACTGGTATTTAATGGACTGGACACAAACTACCAATACCATAGATTACGCGATCAAAACTGTAGAGAAAAAAGGGGATAAGACCAGTTTAACACTGGAAAGAATTGGATTAATGCCAATGCCCATAGATGTGGATGTAACTTATCTGGATGGCTCTAAAGAGACCTTTTATATTCCTTTACAAATGATGAGATGGGAAAAACCTGCTCAAAAGGACCAAAAAAGAACAGTTAAAAAAGACTGGGCTTGGGGATATCCTACCTACGAATTGGAAATTCCTGCCGGGAAAGATAAGATCTCCTCTATCGTGATAGATGGGTCTAATCTAATGGCAGATGTAAACAGAGATAATAATAGCTGGAAGCCATCTAAGGAAAAAGATGCTGAAGCAGGAAAATAAAATAATTCCAAACTGAATAAAAAAACCCTTTCTTTCGGAAGGGTTTTTTTAATTAATACTATGCTTATTTTTGAGCCATGGATCAAACTTTCGGAAAGCACGAAAAACTAAAGAGTAAGATCTTACTCGATAAACTATTTACTGAGGGGAAATCTGTAAAATCCTTTCCCTTAAAACTGGTATATGTTCCTATTGAAGATTCTGAAACTCCTCATCTCAAAACAGGGGTTTCTGTTCCTAAGAAACTCGTTAGAACGGCTGTGAGACGCAATAGAATTAAACGTCTTATGCGGGAAGTTTACAGAAAAAATAAGTACCTTGTTACTAAGGATTTAAGTTCCTCCTTTGCTTTTATGTTCATCTATATTTCCAGAGAAAATATGGATTATTCAGGCTTGGAGAAATGTATGATAAAAACCCTTAAAAAGTTTCACGAAAACCATGCCTGATGAAAAAGCGTCTCTATAGAATTCTGATCTTTCCTGTTTTAATTATTGGTATTTTCATTGGTACCGTAAGTTTTAAATCAGATTTTTTCGAGATCGCGAAGCAAATTGAAATCTTCACCACGCTTTTCAAGGAAATCAATATGAACTATGTGGATGAAACCAATCCCGCTGCTCTAATGGACACCGCTATAAAATCCATGTTAACAGATCTTGATCCCTATACCAATTACTGGAACGAACAGGATGTTGAGGCAGCAAGAATAAATAGTGCAGGAGAATATACTGGGATAGGAGCACTGGTGAAATCTGGCAAGGAAACTATCACGATCATAGAGGCCTACAAGGATTATCCCGCAGATAAAGCAGGTTTGAAAGCCGGAGATGAAATTATTAGAATAGGGAATATTAATGTAGCAGATTTTAAAGAAGACGCAGGAGAGCTGCTTAACGGAGCTCCAGACAGCAATATTGAGATCACCTATAAAAGACAAGGGAAAACGATGACTACATCCCTTAAACGCAGTTCTGTAGAACTCAGTGCGGTTCCTTTCTATAAATTATTAGACGATAAATCGGGTTATATAGTTTTATCAAGATTTAATAATAAAGCTTCAGCAGAAGTTGGAAGAGCTTTAAAGGACCTAAAGAATAAGGGGGCAGATAAGATAATTCTTGATCTTAGAGGTAATCCCGGCGGATTATTGAATGAAGCAGTAAATGTTAGCAATATTTTTATTCCAGAGGGAGAACTTATTGTAACCACAAAATCGGTTATCGAAAAATACAACCGGGAATAT containing:
- a CDS encoding MBL fold metallo-hydrolase — protein: MKLYPIEAGNFKLDGGAMFGVVPKSLWTRTNPADSNNMIDIAARCLLIEDGDRLILIDTGMGDKQSDKFFSYYFPWGDDNIDKSLKKYGFHRDDITDVFMTHLHFDHCGGCIKWNKDRTGYEPAFKNARFWSNKDHWDWATNPNDREKASFLKENILPMEDTGRLHFIDKNGSKSLSKADDLGFDVLFVDGHTDKQMIPHINYKGKKLVFMADLLPTAGHIPLPYVMGYDTRPLLTLPEKKAFLETAANENFYLFMEHDAHNEIITLKHTEKGVRHDQSFTFNEIFN
- a CDS encoding S8 family peptidase; this encodes MRIPVYKSFLSLFAAAILTGCSSTSPKIVSTPIENIDSIPLKITDLSEDELKVWGEADLTRDTIPGMSVQKAYSEIIKNNKPSTVIVGVIDSGVDIDHEDLKAVIWTNSDEIPGNRKDDDKNGYIDDIHGWNFLGDAVKENMEYTRIYKRLKPKFEGKAESSISTANRKEYNLYLEAKAEYEKEYNDAVKTRDQYLQIKQQLTAAHKAVAKELGTEDYTSKQLSEYKPETQQLQQYKSMLTQIQNNVNENIPKALKELDDAIDYFAGRLDTHFNMELDGRAKTGDDPYDITDTDYGNNQVSGPDPKKEDTKHGTHVAGIIAANRSNNIGIKGVANNAKILVVRAVPDGDEYDKDIALGIRYAVDNGAKVINTSFGKYFSTNPEWVIDAIKYAAEKDVLIVNAAGNEGLDLDKKRVYPNDQDPEATQEIADNFLTVGALNYEYGSGLVADFSNYGKANVDVFAPGTKIWSTTPNNEYEYLQGTSMAAPAVAGIASIIRGYYPNLTAAQVKQVIMDSGLSTTASVIVGGDRNNTQKFQNLSTSGKMVNLYNALILADQISKNK
- a CDS encoding M1 family metallopeptidase, which encodes MKKIIFSLVVLTSAFISAQNNTSYWQQHVDYTMEVDMNVKNYQYTGTQKLVYTNNSPDTLDRVFYHLYFNAFQPDSEMNARLESVADPDSRMTVNKGTKENPEIVSRISGLSPEQIGYLRVNTLKQNGTELKYEEVGTVLEVELAKPILPGEKATFNMEFKGQVPEQIRRSGRNSAEGVALSMSQWYPKMAEYDFQGWHADPYIAREFHGVWGDFDVKITIDKNYVLGSTGYLQNPNEIGYNYQDEGVKMKKNKGDKLTWHFKAPKVHDFTWAADPEYVHDKLTADDGTVLHFLYKNNKEIKENWKNLQPKTAELLAYFNEHIGQYPWKQYSVVQGGDGGMEYAMLTLITGERSFGSLVGVTAHEMAHAWFQHLMATNEAKHEWMDEGFTSYISDEAMNKVMGENAENPHSNSYRGYYYLAKSGKEQPQTTHADRYEMNGLYGASAYAKGSVFLSQLGYIIGKENLAKTLKRYYDEWKFKHPTPNDFIRIAEKVSGAELDWYLMDWTQTTNTIDYAIKTVEKKGDKTSLTLERIGLMPMPIDVDVTYLDGSKETFYIPLQMMRWEKPAQKDQKRTVKKDWAWGYPTYELEIPAGKDKISSIVIDGSNLMADVNRDNNSWKPSKEKDAEAGK
- a CDS encoding YebC/PmpR family DNA-binding transcriptional regulator; this translates as MAGHSKWANIKHRKGAQDKKRAKQFTRAIKEITVAVKEGGGPDPESNPALRNAISNAKGVNMPKDTIERAIKKASGADADNYETVTFEGYGPNGIAFFIECTTDNTNRTVASVRSIFSKNGGNLGTNGSLEFLFDKKGVFVIEKENIEMNLDEFELELIEGGATKFEKDDDYLTVYTEFTDFGLMSSKLETMGIEVKNSEVQRIPLNTVELEVENAKKILNLAEKFEDDDDVQNVYHNMEITDDLIDEMENE
- a CDS encoding cation:proton antiporter, with product MVELAGIIILGILAQWLAWRLKIPAILPLILVGLSVGPISTLFTEDGRKLIEPIWNGSSGLFPGESLFYFVSLAIGIILFEGGLTLRKGEVLNVGPVIVKLITVAVFVTFVLAGISAHFIFDLSWQISFLFAALIIVTGPTVITPILRNIPLKKDVSAILKWEGILIDPIGALVAVLMFEFISAGTGTEFTETALLEFGKIVLFGFTFGFTFAHALAFAIKKNVIPHYLLNVLTLAAVLGVFVLADLFAHESGLLAVVVMGMVMGNINLPNLKELLYFKESLSVLLISILFILLAANINIEDLMLVYNVNALILFATVVLVIRPIGVFVSSIGSSLKFNEKLFISWVGPRGIVAAGIASLFGLELASQGVEGAQYITPLVFMIVLGTVLLNATTARLFAKLVGVFLQNSQGILIIGASTISRLIGSYLMKNKRHVVLVDSNGENIRKAREMGLDAIQENVYSDDLINNIELSDVGYLMAMTGNTEVNTNAIKKFKKHFGENGSFRVVSPDEMYDPEKNPKEGLFSQTDDYIKLTNLARKYDAIHELNLNSKEHYEGLIEISKTDPDIIPLFVKNGEGELSIIPSNSMEVEIEEDFKFVYLGKQMDQDEEEELEKSEDAEMEKE
- the rnpA gene encoding ribonuclease P protein component, with amino-acid sequence MDQTFGKHEKLKSKILLDKLFTEGKSVKSFPLKLVYVPIEDSETPHLKTGVSVPKKLVRTAVRRNRIKRLMREVYRKNKYLVTKDLSSSFAFMFIYISRENMDYSGLEKCMIKTLKKFHENHA